CTAAATTCCATTCTCTCAAGGCACCATTGCAAGTGGTGAAGTTCCTTAGCCCATCCCAGGACTCTAgatggggtggggtgaggagaaCATACAGAAGATTTAAAAATTGGCCTCTCCTTTGCTTATCTGATTTGTGATCAGCTGGCCTTTGACCAAGTAAGATACAGATTCTATTTGTGCATACAAAAAAATCAGATAGGTAGCACCAAAACAATGTTTTCGTTTCTCATAAAATATTTGCAGGTGAATATCTCCCTCAAGCACCTCCAGGAGGTAAAAGTCCCAGATTCAATGTCAATTTGTATATTAGAAAAATCATCCCAACTTTTCAAAGGCCACTAGCTCCGCTTGTACTGTATGAAACCACTCTAAAATGTGTCACTGGTCACAAAGGGGATATAGTGAGAAATCATAAATGATTCCCTGCAAGGGAGTACTTTGAAAGTGcttaaatgtaaagtgctttaggAAATCCAGATGTCAATGTGGATTtttggatgactcagtttacccttactttttttttaactcttaccttccatcttagagtcaatactgtgtattggctccaaggcagaagaatggtaagggctaggcaatgggggttaagtgtcttgtccagggtcacacagctaggcagtgtctgaggccagatttgaacctaggacctcccatctctaggcctagctttcaatccactgagccacccagctgcccccagtttacCCTTATTTTGAGAAACCCCCAGTACTAAGCACAcctattttgatttgaatgttGAAGCATCTTTTTATTTTGGAGGTTCCTCTATAGAGTCTATTGGATGAAAGTTTCCTCTCCAGGAGCCCAGCTTCTGAGTCTGACCCTTGTCTTTAATTTGTTGCAGCTGACCATTCTCTAATGCCATAGCTGCTAAATGTTAGGTTTACACACCTGTTTATGTTTAGCCTTTGTAGgcttcccaaaaggtataaagAGATTCTCAGGTTCAGTATCTCTTTGGAGTTAGCACTAAGAgctgtgtcttctcccagggatacggttcccagaatctcagagccTTTGGTTCTGTATGGAATTTGTTTATGACTTTGTGTGGTGCCCAGATTAATGAGCCTATCTCTTTATTTGATTAAAGTGTGGGTTTTCTGACCACTTGgaagttttgtatttattttccaagttaacagAGGCATTAGTAAACCATCATAgcaactagaagaaaaaaaaaaagtctgcttgCTCTACTGAGGAGGTGGGCAGTACTTGTAGCAAAAAGTAACTATTACTATTTGGCCTAGGGATGCCTTTCCTTACATACATAATAAAGTTAGCAACATTGATGCCACTAAATTGAATAGTACATCCCTCTCCCATCCCTCTTTCCTTAGCAATCAATAATCCTGCCAAAGATGTCACTATAATCCAACCACCTTATTGACTTGTTTTCCAGTTGTGGCTGACCCTGGGAccccccttttggggttttcttagcaaagatactggagttgttttgccatttccttcctcaacaTCCCAGGGATTCTCATCTTTTTGGAACACTGACATTTTGTTTCATTCTGGAATATCCTCTACCAACTTCCATAGCACTATGCATTTCATTTATGCACTGttctgttttgatttctttattactTAAGTATGGATCAAAAACTTTTAAGTTCCAAAGGGGCAGAATCCAtgttttaattaaacattttcaaTATTGTCTAACTTAAGTGGAAACAGGGGCTactaaactgtacataaggaATACTAACATATTGACACTATATGTTctattagatttttatttatgttaaacacttcattttaatctgcttcaggCCTCACTAGGAAGTGTTGCCTGCTATGGATTTACATAAAGTAGGGCCTTTAAGACATGGTTGTTAAATTTGATCAGTTTTATGACTTTCTAAAACGGAGtcttagatttctttctttcttcactcACACTGTCtcaacatatttccaaatttagTGTTTTTAAATCAACCTCTTCTGACTTTTGCAGGTCTCATTGGAGAAGGGCGTATGGaataagaaatatgtattattctcaaggtaatagttattaatatctaataatatataTTGACCCCTCCCATCCATTTCTCTTCTAGCTCCTTTCAAGACAAGGTTACTCACCCTCTCCTCCTTCAAGCAGGACAAAAGCCTGCTCTCTGGGTCTCTGGGGATTTGCCTTGGGCAGGTGACCCAGCCTGACCCAAAGATCACTTTTTCCCcccctaaactcttaccttccaccttagaatcaatattgcatattggttccaaggcagaagagcagtaagggctaagcaaagggattaagtgatttgcccagggctacccagctaggaagtgtctgtggccatatttgaatccagaacttcccatctccaggcccttctttcaattcactgagcaaccCACTGCATCCCCAACTTGCTTTTCAAGTAGATCAAAAGCTCCAGAGCCCTTTGAAAAGGGAGttggagcctttttttttttttttttaatatctttcccTTAAACACAACAATAAAATGATACTGAAATGAAAACAACAGTCTTGTCGAGTGAGGGTGGGGTGACTGGAGATGGAAAGGCTCTAAGAGAACAAGCATATCTTGTTCACCAAGAGATTGAATCAAGATAAAACATCTAGACCGACAGGCTTCTTTGGGGGCATCTCTGAGTCTGTGTCAGTGAGGTATTTCTTGAGTCTTTGGCCTTagccctctttcccacctccaggTATTTAACCTCTTATGCTCAAAGCTCAAATGGAGACATTGAAAAAACACTTTCCGGAGAACCAAGAAAAATTGGGAAGCTGGTGTCTCCCCCAGCTCAGCAGTTATTCCCTTTCCATTCTCTAGTTGCAAAGGACCCTCAACAAGGCCAAACTTCCCTGATTACACAACCTGGAGCAACCACAGTGACCTTGACCACAGGAGTAAGCACAACCCTTTCAGATGTAGTGAAAGTGGATAAtgcattaattaaaaaacatttacttaAAGCATCCAGCTATGTGGAAAGCACTGTGAAAAGCTACCCCAAAAAAAGTTTTCTATTAAAGGAGATTGGACACCAAGAAGCCAAAGCCAAGTGGGGCTCCCTACTGGCTTAAGTAGCTGATGAGCCAGAGGAGGCAGGAAGGCCCAAGATGAGCCCCAGGAGGTATGGTTCATACCTTCTCTCCAAGGACACACATGAAGTCTTTTAGCCACTGTTCAGATGTTTTTATTGTTGGTAGTAAATCTGAAAAGATGAAGTAGTAAATGTCTTGTACCAAATTTGGGCTTCTGCATAAAAACTGCATGTCCAGGTTTGGCTGGTGATATGAGGGGCCAACATGCCCTTAGACACACCTATTTGGCTTTGCTTCTCTGGCCCAAATGtcttttttgaattaaaaaaaaaaaatcctgttgtATTCCTAGCAACTATACAGCAACACATTTTACTTACTGGATATTTAGAAAATGTCAGTACTGTACAATTCTACTTACAGGAACACTTCAGGGGTCCACGCCTGGGAAATAAAGTCACTACTCTTAGGTGGACAAGTTGGTCAAAGGTTTATGTACAATGCTTTCACCTTGATAGAGAAGCCCACTCTATAAATATGTTAAGGGGTTGGAGAGAGGCAAGGAAGAGGTGAGAAGAGGAAACAGAGCACCAAATCAAGGGGTGTGAGGCACTGAAGTTCTCAAGATGGCATTTGCACTTTGAATAATCTTTGCTTCCTCTCTACCTCAACTCTCAGCCCCCTGTGTTGTCCTAAGAGGTTGCTTTAAACTTTATACATCATTTGAAAGTACCATGGACCAGTTCAGTGGAGATGATAAGAGTAAATGGAAACCACAGAAGAGAATAAAACAAGTGTGCCAACTCATTCATATTTAATGCCCTCTTGTATCAGCACCAAACCAGAAGGGCCAAGAGTTTTCCTAACAGTCAGGAAACATAAACCCACTTGAACTGAATAAGAATACAGGTAACTAAATGGAAATTTGCATTCTGTAATTTGTTATGATGGTGAATGTTAAAGATAAAGTCCCATCTCATCAATTATTCTTGCCTGTACCACTGTCCATTAAGTTCAGTTACTCTGTACAGATGATGCTTTCTTTAGACACAATTCTTCCCATGAAGAAGGGAATCAGTCATCTGTTTAGACATGAGCCAAGTCTGTGAATTTCACCTACAAGTCAGCAATGGCTCCTCCCTTAAGTGTTCTCCACCCTGATACTCAAAGGAGAATCTTGGACACAATTGgcaaattccttttctttgtggTGGTTATCAAAAGAAGATGCTAAAAATTTAAGTCTCTACTCATACATTATAGGTGTGGGGTTAGACCACAGACAATAAACCACATGAGAATTTCAAAAGCTATAAAGGGgtcaaacaaataataaaaatgactgtcAATTTAGAGCAAGAAACAAAAAAGTAGCACCCAGATAAGAGACACACACAGGTAGGGCAGTGGAGGAATTCCTGGGAGGCACTTGGCTTCCCATATCACTCAaactagagagagaaagaggaggaagtgtTGTGATACAGGGAGAACTATGAGAGACATATGCACTTGAGGTTTCAAGGAAGCAAGTTAGGGTAAAATCCTCTGTGTTCAAGTAGACATGTTGGTACTCACAACTTTACATTAGTatagagaagaaagcagaaaagtTATATCAGATTAGAATGACCACTCTTTGGGAGAGATGCTTCCACCATGGTAAATTGCTGCTGAAGGTCCCTTAGTCACTCATGAGAAACTCTCTCCAAAGCCACATAGAAACTATTTTTGTCATCCAGGCAGTGCCAGCCGATGGGTCCAATTTCACAATCTGCGCAGACCAGAAATTTGATGTTCCCCACATCTTTGGTGAAGCCCACATTCTCAAAGGTGAACATGTCATCCACCAGCCAGTGTTCTTGAAGGAAGTCACCCTCTGGGTTGCTGCCATCAGCTAGAGCTGGCTTCTTCCtcatggagggaaggaaaagctGCCATGCAAAAAAACATAAAGAGTCACCTGGGCTCACACACCACCCCATTTCTTGATCATACTCATTGCCCTACAACCtcataacaaattttaaaaggggAACACGATTTATGGTTTGTAATTTTGGATGGTTTCTGATGATATTCTTATATAGCAAAGGTGCTATTTTATTGCTGGTGCCTTCTCAATGTAGCAGTACAGAGTATCCCAGCTTTCTAATTCCTTGCATGTCCTGAGTGGACGGGATATATAGCATTATATGAAGGGTTCTTAGGATTCAAAGGCAACTTTGGGAGTTGAATTGGAATTCCAAGTCCAAGATCCCTGGAATTCCACCCTTTCAACTTCCAGGATTCTCCATCAGCAGACCAGAAAATCAAAAAGCTTTTGCAGCTAGAGCCACTTTAATTTTCCAATGCTACAAAATCAGCTTTACTTCTACTTGACCAATCCAAATCAGGTTTCCAATCTCTCATCCTTATATAGCTGCTCTTATCACATTTTCCTCTAGACTTCAGCAatctcctcttttgtaaaatgatagattatctctaagttttcttctagctctaaattttagGATCTCTATCATCTTCAACCAGTTATGAAACAGCTTCAGTGTACTGATTTGGCATTTTGGATGGCTAACAACTCAAATGGAAGCCCTTATATAGTAAGTGATTCAACAGACATGTGGGACAGGAAGAGCAGGATAGGCAGGTTCTCTCCAAACTACAATAAACCATGATGTGTGCAACAGATGTTGATGAGGACTTTCTTAGTTTGCATTCAAGAACTCCTGTGTGGAACCACACTGGTGGTCACTTCAAGAGTTCTTTTGGGAGAACCACACTCCTAATCCTTCCCTGACTTTGAGTACTTACCTTTGTTCAAATAGATGTCTCTGTATAGTCCTAATACACATTTATTTGCTAATTCACCTGTGACTTCTCTGATTACACAACAAAGTTAGAAGTCATTTCATGTCTACAGGCAACAATTTCCCAAAAAATATGTTGTGCCCACACTCAGTCTTCTGGGCATGGATTAGATAGATCACATAACAATATGCAGGGAGACAGGTTATGTGACTTGAGGCAATCCCTGAGAATTTAACCTTGGTGAAGAGCTTTGCTATCAACAGATTAAGCAAAGATGTAAATATACATTATTCCATTAAAGAGATCAAGCAAATCATGTGCTTGGCATTACTCTTAAGTGTTAGCACAACAAAGAAATATAACTCTATTCTATTTCCCCCTGACTTACTAGTACTATCTTTTCTTATTTACTGGTCACATATATTCAACAACACCTCAGTTTACTGAGTGTCCCCACTGTAAGATCCAGTAACTACTCTCACTAATCTCTGAACATTCCcatttaaatttgcttcttgCCTAGAGCAGTAACAGAGGAAATATCCCAAACTAATTGTCCTAATGTCAGGGACCTCCCTTAAATAAAGGCCAGGTTATGggaggtgtttttatttttatttttaattgatcaagacctatttccatattactgatatttgcactagggtgatcgtgtAGGaggtgtttttaataggaatatttAAGGGTATTAGTTGAATACTGGGTAGAGGGAATCAAGGTATTTAGCACCTAGGGCCTAGATGTCTAAAAAACCCCTCCGCAGATTGAAGAAACCTAattgcacctacctcacagggtagttctgaagatcaaataatatggggaaatgctttgcaaaccttaacatgGATTATAAACAGTAGCTTTTATTATGAGGGTAAAGGATGCcattgaattaatcaatcaaattaTACTAGGATTCTAGAGTTACCTTTGCATAGTTTGGAATACTCTCCCACTACCTCCTGGAACACTcagcttcttttaaaattcaaatgccaccttcttcaAAAGGACTTTTCCTAATTCTCAAAGTTGTTAGTCCCTCTTATTTATGAACATGCtatatcccccccccccactaaaaGGTAAACTGAGGGCAgacttttttcttgtctttaaatTCAGTGATTGGCATTCATCAAGAAGtaaaaaactttttctttccattatttgtgagagaaaatgtttttttggaggaggaaaaGCTGAAAACACATAGGTTTTTCCAGACCTAGAATAGACCACAGGTACTAGACAACACCCAGACTAAGTTACTTTTTGCTAGTTTAGGAATATTGTGTTTTATGTTTAGATTTGTTCGTAAGAGGAAGCAATGTTAAGGTTGCAGAAAGACTAGACTGAGTGACCTAGGTTTTTAGCCACACCTCAGGCCCTATCCAACTATGatgctctaggccagtgatgggcaaccttttgagcttggtgtgtcaaaatttgccaaaaaatagagcataacttgggtggtgtgtcacttcaagaaaaaacccataatgtcacaatatttatagtttaaataacaaaaatgtataattgtaatatataactgtatttaataaaccaaaataggtaaattaatataggtagaattgtcatctatagtgcacagtgtttATACTgaactacagcaaatgttttatcctccACACGTGGCCCCATATTTCCCTGTATgccgtgtgtcatcgaaa
The window above is part of the Gracilinanus agilis isolate LMUSP501 chromosome 4, AgileGrace, whole genome shotgun sequence genome. Proteins encoded here:
- the RABIF gene encoding guanine nucleotide exchange factor MSS4, whose translation is MEPELQTNELVSAEGRNRKAVLCQRCGSRVLQPGAALFSRRQLFLPSMRKKPALADGSNPEGDFLQEHWLVDDMFTFENVGFTKDVGNIKFLVCADCEIGPIGWHCLDDKNSFYVALERVSHE